The following coding sequences lie in one Primulina huaijiensis isolate GDHJ02 chromosome 2, ASM1229523v2, whole genome shotgun sequence genomic window:
- the LOC140971793 gene encoding E3 ubiquitin-protein ligase PUB23-like, whose protein sequence is MAEMEIPPYFLCPITLDIMKDPVTVSTGITYDRDSIENWIFSLKRSTCPVTKQLLFDRDLTPNITLRRLIQAWCILHASQGVERLPTPKAPTSKSQIIKLLNDANSPEMQINCLQRLKSISSQNQTNKRCMETVGTAEFLAFLIVQKTLDLESESTQACEVALSILYSLQLSESGMKSISNQEFIESLTRIMQWGSYESRAYAVMLLESILESADHPAQIVANINPQFFLQCTQILKDEISQKATKATLKVLIKVCQYCGRNRIKVVEAGVVNLLIDLLLDYSDKRACEMMLVLLDFLCQCAEGRAELLNHGAGLAIVSKKILWVSQVASEKAVKILYSISRFSATPLVLQEMLEIGVVAKLCLVLHADCGFKIKERIREMLKLHSWAWRNSSCTPNNSICSYSSR, encoded by the coding sequence ATGGCTGAAATGGAGATTCCTCCTTATTTTCTCTGCCCCATTACTCTAGACATCATGAAAGATCCGGTGACAGTCTCGACCGGGATAACATACGATAGAGACAGCATAGAAAACTGGATTTTTTCTCTGAAGAGGAGTACATGTCCGGTAACAAAACAGCTTCTTTTCGACAGGGATTTGACCCCAAACATCACTCTCCGGCGCCTGATCCAAGCCTGGTGCATACTCCATGCCTCGCAAGGCGTCGAAAGGCTGCCAACCCCGAAAGCTCCAACCAGCAAATCACAGATTATAAAGCTTCTAAACGATGCCAACTCTCCAGAAATGCAGATCAATTGCCTACAAAGACTTAAATCCATCTCTTCTCAGAATCAAACCAATAAAAGATGCATGGAAACAGTGGGAACAGCTGAGTTTTTGGCTTTCTTGATCGTCCAGAAAACCCTTGATTTGGAATCGGAATCGACACAAGCCTGTGAGGTGGCTTTAAGCATTCTTTACAGTCTCCAGTTATCAGAATCAGGCATGAAATCAATCAGCAATCAAGAATTCATCGAATCCTTGACCAGGATTATGCAATGGGGAAGCTACGAATCTCGGGCTTACGCTGTCATGTTACTAGAGTCAATTCTTGAATCAGCGGATCATCCAGCTCAAATAGTAGCAAACATAAATCCTCAGTTCTTTCTCCAATGCACACAAATCTTGAAAGATGAAATCTCACAAAAGGCTACAAAAGCCACCCTTAAAGTTCTGATCAAAGTCTGTCAGTACTGCGGGAGAAACAGAATTAAAGTTGTGGAAGCCGGAGTTGTGAATCTATTAATCGACCTTCTACTCGATTATTCTGATAAAAGGGCCTGTGAAATGATGTTGGTTTTGTTGGATTTTCTGTGTCAGTGTGCGGAAGGGAGAGCCGAGCTACTAAATCACGGTGCTGGACTAGCCATTGTTTCGAAAAAAATTCTATGGGTTTCTCAGGTTGCAAGTGAAAAGGCAGTAAAGATTTTGTATTCCATTTCGAGATTTTCTGCGACTCCTCTAGTTTTGCAGGAGATGTTAGAGATTGGGGTTGTGGCGAAATTGTGTCTGGTTCTTCATGCTGATTGCGGCTTCAAAATAAAAGAGAGGATTAGAGAAATGCTTAAATTGCATTCCTGGGCGTGGAGAAATTCTTCATGCACACCCAATAATTCGATTTGTTCATATTCATCTAGATAA
- the LOC140971794 gene encoding protein LEAD-SENSITIVE 1 gives MGLISNRVDRSSLKPGDHIYSWRTAYIYAHHGIYIGDNKVVHFTRRGQEVGTGTVLDLLLVSSGPARSHVPCPTCVHVEEGHGVVSSCLNCFLAGGVLYRFEYSVNPALFLAKARGGTCTLAISDEDDAVVHRAKYLLDYGFGCYNVFKNNCEDFAIYCKTGLLVLDHSTMGQSGQAVSYIGGPLAAVLSTPLRLVTTNIYGMAATAVAVYCASRYAADIGMRRDVLKVSAEDLTRRLATGVLQVLEPGLPSVPAPPTN, from the exons ATGGGGCTGATCTCGAACCG GGTTGATAGGAGCAGCCTCAAACCAGGCGATCACATATATTCCTGGCGCACAGCATATATTTATGCTCACCATG GAATCTATATTGGGGACAATAAAGTGGTACACTTCACAAGACGTGGCCAAGAAGTTGGAACCGGTACAGTCTTAGATCTTCTCTTAGTAAGCTCGGGACCAGCTCGGTCTCATGTCCCATGCCCCACTTGTGTCCACGTAGAAGAGGGTCATGGGGTGGTCTCCTCGTGCTTGAACTGCTTCCTAGCTGGTGGTGTTCTGTACCGCTTTGAGTACTCTGTCAACCCTGCACTCTTTCTTGCAAAAGCACGTGGAGGAACATGCACCCTCGCCATCTCTGATGAAGATGACGCTGTGGTTCATCGAGCAAAATACCTTCTTGATTATGGGTTTGGGTGCTACAATGTATTCAAGAATAACTGTGAAGATTTTGCTATTTACTGCAAGACAGGATTGCTCGTGCTGGATCACAGCACGATGGGACAAAGTGGACAAGCCGTGTCTTATATAGGTGGCCCCCTTGCTGCCGTCTTGTCTACACCACTGCGTCTTGTGACGACTAATATTTACGGGATGGCAGCAACTGCTGTTGCGGTTTATTGTGCTAGCCGTTACGCAGCTGACATTGGCATGAGAAGGGATGTCTTGAAAGTTTCAGCTGAAGATCTTACTCGGAGGCTAGCAACCGGTGTGCTTCAGGTACTCGAACCAGGTCTCCCGTCTGTACCTGCACCACCTACAAATTAG
- the LOC140962092 gene encoding NDR1/HIN1-like protein 1 yields the protein MSEKSSHDHHHHHILWPRKITRRFCAWLIIFTFIILLTIFLVWASLQPQKPSFTLQDATIFNLNVTAPNVISTTLQITINSHNPNSKIGIYYDKMEVYAAYHHQQITYPTIIPPVYQGHRDDNVWSPFIYGTTVPVAPYNGLSLSQEKANGAIAMVIRLNGRVKWKVGNFVSGRYHLHVSCPAYIPIGNSKNTGIVIGNAIKYQLSQSCSVNV from the coding sequence ATGTCGGAGAAATCAAGCCACGATCACCACCATCACCACATCCTGTGGCCACGAAAAATCACCCGCCGCTTCTGCGCGTGGCTCATCATCTTCACCTTCATCATCCTGCTGACCATCTTCCTCGTCTGGGCCAGTCTCCAGCCCCAAAAACCCTCATTCACCCTCCAAGACGCCACCATCTTCAACCTCAACGTCACCGCCCCAAACGTCATCTCCACCACCCTGCAGATCACCATCAACTCCCACAACCCCAACTCCAAGATCGGCATCTACTACGACAAAATGGAGGTCTATGCCGCCTATCACCACCAGCAAATCACTTATCCCACCATCATACCTCCCGTCTACCAAGGCCACAGGGACGATAACGTCTGGTCACCGTTCATCTACGGCACCACCGTCCCTGTGGCACCGTATAATGGCCTCTCCCTCAGCCAGGAAAAGGCTAACGGCGCCATAGCCATGGTGATCAGACTCAACGGTCGCGTGAAATGGAAGGTCGGGAACTTTGTGTCTGGCCGTTACCATCTTCACGTCAGCTGCCCTGCTTATATTCCCATCGGAAATAGCAAGAACACCGGAATTGTGATCGGAAATGCGATTAAGTATCAGCTCTCGCAAAGTTGTAGTGTTAATGTTTGA